Proteins encoded in a region of the Trypanosoma brucei gambiense DAL972 chromosome 11, complete sequence genome:
- a CDS encoding dynein light chain, putative, whose translation MADNHEEPHEDVTVNSDVIQEEVATLLRMKFGQEVWNPRKVDSWVDDVVDSVLKNLTDLKKPFKFVVSCVIMQRTGAAISTGFISLWDNTFDGVVHVPYENETLHCFVTVFFVKLD comes from the coding sequence ATGGCAGATAACCACGAAGAACCCCATGAAGATGTGACTGTCAACAGCGATGTTATCCAGGAAGAGGTGGCAACGCTGCTCCGCATGAAGTTTGGGCAGGAGGTATGGAATCCACGCAAGGTGGACAGTTGGGTCGACGATGTTGTCGACAGTGTTCTAAAGAACCTCACGGACTTGAAGAAACCCTTTAAATTTGTCGTCAGTTGTGTGATTATGCAGCGCACCGGGGCTGCCATTTCCACCGGCTTCATTAGTTTATGGGACAACACCTTTGATGGTGTTGTGCATGTGCCCTACGAGAACGAAACACTTCACTGCTTCGTGACTGTCTTCTTCGTTAAACTGGATTAG
- a CDS encoding proteasome regulatory ATPase subunit 2, putative: MGQAGGKEQKRQQEKWEPPVATDIGKKKKRHGPDAAAKLPKIYPSRACLLKQLRLERCKDYLLLEDELLTMITSQWDAQENLEEGAMSHYEAELSKVDALRGMPLEVGTLEEVIDDTHAIVSTAGSEYYVAMLSFVDKEKLELGCSVLLHDRYHNVVGLLESNTDPLVSVMKVDKAPQETYADIGGLEDQIQEIKEAVEFPLSHPELFDEVGVKPPKGVILYGVPGTGKTLLAKAVANQTSATFLRVVGSELIQKYSGEGPKLVRELFRVAEENSPSIVFIDEIDAIGTKRYDTDSGGAKEVQRTMLELLTQLDGFDSCNDVKVIMATNRIETLDPALIRPGRIDRKIEFPFPDEKTKKMIFEIHTSRMSLAEDVDLSEFIHAKDEMSGADIKAICTEAGLLALRDRRMKVCQSDFVKGKENVQYRKDKGRFSKFYL, translated from the coding sequence ATGGGGCAAGCAGGTGGGAAGGAGCAGAAGCGCCAACAGGAGAAATGGGAACCTCCGGTGGCGACGGATattggaaaaaagaagaagcgtcATGGCCCTGATGCGGCGGCAAAACTGCCGAAGATATACCCCTCCAGGGCCTGCCTCTTGAAGCAACTACGTCTTGAGCGGTGCAAAGACTACCTATtgttggaggatgaactACTCACAATGATTACGTCGCAGTGGGACGCACAGGAAAATCTTGAGGAGGGTGCCATGTCACATTATGAAGCAGAACTAAGCAAAGTAGATGCTTTGCGTGGGATGCCACTCGAGGTGGGCACCCTTGAGGAGGTTATCGACGATACGCATGCCATAGTTTCCACAGCCGGCTCGGAGTACTACGTTGCGATGCTTTCGTTCGTTGATAAGGAAAAGTTGGAACTTGGTTGCAGCGTGCTACTCCATGACCGCTACCATAATGTTGTGGGGCTTCTGGAGAGTAACACAGATCCGCTCGTAAGTGTCATGAAGGTTGATAAGGCACCGCAGGAAACCTATGCTGATATTGGCGGATTAGAGGATCAGATTCAGGAGATAAAAGAGGCGGTTGAGTTCCCTTTGTCACATCCTGAATTGTTTGATGAAGTCGGCGTAAAGCCACCGAAAGGAGTTATCCTCTACGGTGTCCCAGGCACTGGTAAGACTTTGCTCGCAAAAGCTGTGGCAAATCAAACGAGTGCCACGTTCCTGCGCGTGGTGGGGTCTGAACTTATTCAAAAGTACTCCGGTGAGGGACCCAAACTCGTCCGGGAATTGTTTCGTGTGGCTGAGGAAAACAGTCCGTCCATCGTTTTTATCGATGAAATTGATGCAATCGGGACAAAAAGGTACGATACAGACAGCGGTGGCGCCAAAGAAGTGCAGCGTACCATGTTGGAGTTGCTCACTCAACTCGATGGATTTGATAGCTGTAATGATGTGAAGGTCATTATGGCAACAAATCGCATCGAAACATTGGATCCGGCGCTCATTCGTCCGGGCCGTATCGACCGGAAGATTGAGTTCCCGTTTCCCGATGAGAAGACAAAGAAGATGATTTTTGAGATTCACACGAGCCGCATGTCCCTAGCAGAGGATGTTGATCTGTCGGAGTTCATCCACGCAAAAGACGAGATGAGCGGGGCTGATATCAAAGCCATTTGTACCGAGGCTGGTCTCCTGGCCTTGCGCGACCGGCGCATGAAAGTATGTCAGTCCGATTTcgtaaagggaaaagaaaatgtgcaaTACCGCAAGGATAAGGGTCGCTTCTCCAAGTTTTACCTTTAG
- a CDS encoding calmodulin, putative, translated as MTNAVSEKELEEFREMFDLVDTTRSGRISCTELRRLMETLRLRPTEEELEHMLRSADGNDPDNGIDFDGFVAMMSKRVQTDYTPEQLRTAFKLFETDDMPTGFVSTEVLTHALVSYGTEKLTHDDAIRLLSTLDPDRTGRINYLEFVSLVGGGGVM; from the coding sequence ATGACAAATGCTGTTAGCGAAAAGGAGTTAGAAGAGTTTCGCGAGATGTTTGATCTTGTGGACACCACCCGCAGCGGCCGCATTTCCTGCACTGAGCTTCGCAGGTTGATGGAGACACTTCGACTTCGACCCACGGAGGAGGAACTCGAGCATATGCTCCGTAGCGCCGACGGTAATGATCCAGACAATGGTATTGATTTTGATGGGTTCGTTGCTATGATGTCGAAGCGGGTACAGACGGATTATACCCCTGAACAGTTGCGTACGGCATTCAAATTGTTTGAAACAGATGACATGCCAACTGGTTTCGTCTCTACAGAAGTTTTGACGCATGCGCTTGTATCATATGGAACGGAGAAACTCACTCACGACGATGCCATTAGGCTTCTCTCCACTCTGGATCCAGACAGAACAGGTCGGATCAATTACCTTGAGTTTGTGTCACTGGTAGGGGGCGGCGGTGTTATGTAA
- a CDS encoding NADH-cytochrome B5 reductase, putative, with protein sequence MMLAVIVAFAVIFFVTLALAGRGLLPFYRYPPIALNPDVYQSFKLVKKTRVTHDSFIFRFALHASHQCLGLPTGHHIRFRVASKHNFTGTPQVVQHSYTPISSNDDKGFVDFLVKIYYKGSNPAFPNGGRLSQHLDSLSIGEAVEMLGPVGKFQYMGNGDYTVEMGKGEVKRQHIAGFAMVAGGTGITPMMQIIHAILKSPEDPTRLWLVYSNHTEEDILLRDALDEACKDPRVKVWHTLTRSAPPDWAYGRGRVNEEMLRTHLPPPQLEEGSVTVLLCGPPLMLQDAVKPNLLNIGYSQDNIFTF encoded by the coding sequence ATGATGCTCGCAGTTATCGTAGCTTTTGcggtcattttttttgttacattGGCTCTTGCCGGCCGGgggcttcttcctttttatcgTTATCCTCCCATCGCCCTCAACCCAGACGTATATCAGTCGTTCAAACTTGTGAAGAAAACTCGCGTGACGCATgattctttcatttttcgctTTGCCCTCCACGCCTCGCATCAATGCCTTGGTTTACCGACGGGTCACCACATTCGGTTCCGTGTCGCGTCCAAACACAACTTTACGGGCACCCCACAAGTTGTTCAGCACTCTTACACTCCCATTTCATCAAATGACGACAAGGGATTCGTGGATTTCCTTGTGAAAATATATTACAAGGGCTCCAATCCGGCATTCCCCAACGGTGGGCGGCTCTCACAACATCTTGACAGTTTGTCCATTGGTGAGGCTGTGGAGATGTTAGGCCCAGTGGGGAAGTTTCAGTACATGGGAAACGGTGACTATACGGTGGAGATGGGTAAGGGAGAGGTAAAGCGGCAGCATATAGCTGGTTTTGCAATGGTTGCTGGTGGTACAGGGATTACACCAATGATGCAAATTATTCATGCCATACTTAAATCACCTGAGGATCCCACGCGGCTTTGGTTAGTCTATTCCAACCACACAGAGGAGGACATTTTACTGCGGGATGCACTAGACGAGGCATGTAAGGACCCGCGTGTGAAGGTATGGCACACTCTCACTCGCAGTGCCCCCCCGGATTGGGCGTATGGAAGAGGGCGTGTTAACGAAGAGATGCTTCGCACTCACCTCCCCCCACCGCAGCTGGAGGAGGGCTCAGTAACCGTATTGTTATGTGGTCCCCCGCTTATGCTTCAGGACGCAGTGAAGCCAAACCTGCTCAACATTGGGTACTCACAAGACAATATATTTACCTTTTAA
- a CDS encoding leucyl-tRNA synthetase, putative, (fragment) gives MSTVRRDRLVSIEAEAQARWSKEKIYELDAPLKGEETQPKFFTTFPYPYMNGRLHLGHTFSLTKCEFATRFWRMKGYRSLWPFGLHVTGTPIAACAQKIKLEMELYGNPPQFPAEVEDKPLEKKDEVATIGQHKGKRGKAGPAKPQWIIMRTMGIEESEIPKFADPLHWFDFFPPLAIQDLKRLGCHIDYRRSFITTDRNPYYDRFVSWQFRNLRSSNYLHYGKRYCIYSPLDKQPCADHDRASGEGALPQEYTVVKLKVKNPLEQPALAPFSEIIGNRSVILPGATLRPETVIGQTNCWVSPNFSYMAYSILNGTGDEEIYIMTSRAARNLAYQNFTVNGKTGVDPSPLFEVDGAKLIGLPLS, from the coding sequence aTGTCGACTGTACGACGTGACAGACTTGTAAGCATCGAAGCCGAGGCACAAGCACGATGGTCGAAGGAGAAAATTTACGAGTTGGATGCTCCACtaaaaggtgaagaaacgCAGCCGAAGTTTTTCACAACGTTTCCGTATCCCTACATGAATGGGCGGTTACATCTCGGTCATACCTTCTCCCTTACAAAATGTGAGTTTGCCACACGTTTCTGGCGGATGAAAGGGTACCGGTCGTTATGGCCATTTGGTCTTCATGTAACGGGAACGCCCATCGCTGCGTGCGCACAGAAAATAAAGTTGGAGATGGAACTTTACGGGAACCCTCCACAATTTCCCGCGGAGGTGGAGGACAAACCGTTGGAGAAGAAAGATGAGGTGGCTACAATTGGTCAACACAAGGGCAAGCGTGGTAAAGCAGGTCCTGCAAAACCACAATGGATTATTATGCGCACGATGGGGATCGAGGAGAGTGAAATACCAAAATTCGCCGATCCGCTGCACTGGTTTGACTTCTTCCCTCCACTCGCTATTCAAGACTTAAAGCGCCTTGGTTGCCATATTGACTACCGCCGCTCCTTCATTACGACGGACCGCAATCCGTATTATGATCGCTTCGTCTCATGGCAGTTCCGAAACCTTCGCAGCTCCAATTACCTCCACTACGGCAAACGATATTGCATTTACTCTCCACTGGATAAACAACCTTGTGCTGATCACGACCGAGCAAGTGGTGAGGGCGCCCTGCCGCAAGAATATACCGTTGTTAAGCTGAAGGTAAAGAATCCCCTGGAGCAGCCGGCACTTGCACCATTCAGCGAAATTATTGGTAATCGTTCAGTGATTCTTCCGGGGGCGACTCTGCGCCCGGAGACGGTCATTGGCCAAACAAACTGTTGGGTTTCTCCCAACTTCTCGTACATGGCATACAGCATTCTTAATGGCACTGGGGATGAGGAGATTTACATTATGACTTCTCGGGCTGCGAGAAACCTTGCCTATCAGAACTTTACGGTGAACGGGAAAACTGGTGTGGACCCGTCGCCACTGTTTGAGGTGGATGGTGCCAAACTCATTGGTCTGCCGCTCTCT
- a CDS encoding T. brucei spp.-specific protein, which translates to METKESCREQDPDVVCGQEEAQTPEATCGEEATETQEAPEATEMKGEEQQDDNPSCENEEAQNAGAPPDEEEGDVTEPPDATVGSHTSQEAGVNSVTAEGGSACTSPKGVSVTAPSPTEDNFPDRQPQIRRRLSCAGLRIGEHSRQVDEEYGYPPSHYHTLTVNCGGANGDGDNINCGQPFAPMARGVGLVDLPSMYAKKDNANGDAVLPAASLFAHGSPGEEWESTFTVKMGLHANDDD; encoded by the coding sequence ATGGAAACGAAAGAGAGTTGCAGGGAGCAGGACCCTGACGTGGTGTGTGGACAGGAAGAAGCACAAACCCCTGAAGCCACATGTGGGGAAGAAGCGACAGAAACACAAGAGGCGCCCGAGGCTACAGAAATGAAAGGAGAGGAACAACAGGACGACAATCCTTCgtgtgaaaatgaggaagcaCAAAACGCCGGTGCTCCCCCtgatgaagaggagggagaCGTAACCGAACCCCCGGATGCAACAGTCGGGTCCCATACGTCACAGGAAGCTGGAGTGAACTCCGTTACTGCTGAAGGGGGTTCCGCTTGCACTTCCCCAAAGGGCGTAAGTGTTACGGCACCTTCACCTACTGAAGACAATTTTCCGGATCGACAACCACAAATTCGACGGCGGTTGTCATGTGCAGGGCTGCGAATCGGGGAACACTCGCGTCAGGTCGATGAGGAATACGGTTATCCTCCGTCACATTATCACACACTTACTGTGAATTGCGGTGGTGCCAACGGGGATGGCGATAATATTAACTGTGGGCAACCCTTTGCTCCCATGGCGAGGGGAGTGGGACTTGTTGATCTTCCGTCCATGTATGCGAAAAAAGATAACGCTAATGGAGATGCCGTTCTCCCAGCCGCCTCACTGTTTGCGCATGGAAGCCCGGGGGAGGAATGGGAATCCACCTTCACCGTTAAGATGGGTTTACATGCCAATGATGATGACTGA
- a CDS encoding adenylosuccinate synthetase, putative, whose translation MAAAPSATAPKHNYTLGTNASQLELYKYLKTVPPIPELRQAVTIKKYEEASVDDTLYPLIDEHQIIMVVGAFFGDEGKGKTVDAVARHPACTCVARVNSGENAGHTVFDDIGRKYVFNLAPSSLLTPNTRNYVSSECVMDPISFMEREIGQFIKSNMPYKDKLFVGNVFVVTPYHKLLDLLGSAPNSSTLKGMSPIHASKVTKRGIRLDHIFNDEGVLRARLAKDMDTYYGLLKVKGLTDKDVVRRCEEENADGVERVPGYVVDFARAENKIDYLVKLYTERVKNNKDFPRRCDVTHELRAALARGEKLLLEGPQSYWLSNAREKFWESTTSADTTAGGLLASAQFNFQRYKVLVINVHKAPGSSRVGIGANPSSFVPQDYYSAQDIKTLEALPKGGCVDFDKIQNFFYTKAFNTESKTFNGIYEPLEYEDATGKYNIGVAMSIASARHHGECGAVTKKPRVCGFFDCVLHFEVNAVQGPYLSISAVDRGDDYDRIGITIAYVYYDVGNKMVDANGRVYKNGDIIKAGDPVPCEMALYHCYPIVKVINGWKGAPIAASKRRPNEPLPKGVCEFIANVEFFTGAKVISIGNGPRGSDIIYLKQ comes from the coding sequence ATGGCCGCGGCTCCAAGTGCGACAGCACCTAAGCATAACTACACACTCGGAACAAATGCTTCGCAACTCGAGCTGTACAAGTACCTCAAGACTGTTCCTCCCATCCCAGAGCTGCGACAGGCGGTAACAATTAAGAAGTACGAAGAGGCTTCTGTTGATGATACCTTGTACCCGTTGATTGATGAGCACCAGATCATCATGGTGGTCGGTGCTTTCTTCGGAgatgagggaaaggggaagacaGTGGATGCCGTTGCTCGCCACCCCGCATGCACGTGCGTCGCCCGAGTTAACAGCGGAGAAAATGCTGGACACACAGTCTTTGATGACATTGGCCGCAAGTATGTGTTTAACCTTGCCCCATCCAGCCTTCTCACGCCCAACACGCGCAACTACGTGAGCTCGGAGTGTGTTATGGATCCCATTAGCTTCATGGAGAGGGAGATAGGACAATTTATCAAATCAAATATGCCCTACAAGGACAAGCTCTTTGTTGGCAATGTTTTTGTGGTTACACCCTACCACAAGTTGCTTGATTTGCTTGGATCCGCACCAAACTCCTCAACCTTGAAGGGCATGTCCCCCATCCATGCCTCAAAGGTGACGAAGCGTGGCATCCGCCTGGACCACATTTTCAATGATGAGGGGGTTCTCCGAGCCCGGCTTGCTAAGGACATGGACACATACTATGGATTGCTAAAAGTTAAGGGACTAACCGATAAGGATGTGGTCCGCCGCTGTGAAGAGGAGAATGCTGATGGTGTGGAGCGTGTGCCAGGTTATGTGGTAGACTTTGCGCGGGCGGAGAATAAGATCGACTATTTGGTGAAACTCTACACTGAGCGAGTGAAGAACAACAAGGACTTCCCACGGCGTTGTGACGTGACCCATGAATTACGCGCGGCACTTGCCAGGGGTGAGAAATTGCTGTTGGAGGGCCCGCAGTCCTACTGGCTGAGTAACGCCCGTGAGAAATTCTGGGAGAGCACCACCTCCGCGGACACGACGGCAGGTGGACTACTGGCCTCTGCTCAGTTCAACTTTCAGCGGTATAAAGTTTTGGTGATTAATGTGCACAAGGCACCGGGAAGCAGCCGTGTTGGAATTGGCGCAAACCCCAGTAGCTTTGTCCCGCAAGATTATTACTCCGCCCAGGACATAAAGACCCTTGAGGCGCTACCCAAGGGTGGGTGCGTTGACTTCGACAAGATTCAAAACTTCTTTTACACTAAGGCGTTTAACACCGAGTCGAAAACCTTTAACGGCATATATGAGCCGCTGGAGTACGAGGATGCCACTGGGAAGTATAACATTGGCGTCGCGATGTCCATCGCTTCTGCCCGCCATCATGGGGAATGCGGTGCAGTCACCAAAAAACCGCGCGTCTGCGGGTTCTTCGACTGCGTGTTGCACTTTGAGGTTAACGCGGTCCAGGGGCCGTACCTTTCCATCTCTGCAGTCGACCGTGGTGACGACTACGATAGGATTGGTATTACAATTGCATATGTTTACTACGATGTGGGAAATAAGATGGTGGACGCGAACGGCCGTGTGTACAAGAATGGAGATATCATCAAAGCCGGAGACCCGGTGCCTTGCGAGATGGCGTTGTACCACTGCTATCCAATTGTGAAAGTTATCAACGGATGGAAAGGCGCTCCCATTGCGGCTTCGAAGCGTCGTCCTAACGAGCCACTGCCGAAGGGCGTGTGTGAATTCATCGCAAATGTGGAATTCTTCACTGGCGCAAAAGTTATTTCCATTGGCAACGGCCCGAGGGGTTCAGACATTATATACCTCAAGCAATAA